Proteins from a genomic interval of Desulfomonilaceae bacterium:
- a CDS encoding HigA family addiction module antitoxin, producing the protein MSRSVIHPGEHLAEQIEELGISAAELARQLHVPTNRVTEILKGRRSITGDTALRLGHFFGTSPEFWMNLQKIYDLRLAESKAGETIRELPTLEKMQHCRHSQSEVTL; encoded by the coding sequence ATGAGCCGAAGTGTTATACACCCTGGCGAACATCTCGCCGAACAGATTGAAGAGCTTGGCATAAGCGCTGCGGAGCTTGCTCGGCAGCTCCATGTGCCGACAAACCGTGTGACTGAAATCCTGAAAGGTCGTCGCTCCATAACCGGCGACACAGCCTTGCGTCTCGGGCATTTCTTTGGAACAAGCCCGGAATTCTGGATGAACCTGCAAAAGATCTATGACCTGCGCCTTGCCGAAAGCAAAGCTGGGGAAACGATCAGGGAATTACCGACACTCGAAAAAATGCAACATTGTCGTCATTCGCAGTCCGAAGTCACGCTCTAA